In the Mycolicibacter sp. MU0102 genome, one interval contains:
- a CDS encoding NADH-quinone oxidoreductase subunit M translates to MNNNVPWLSLLWLVPLVGAGLVIVLPARAAALAKWTGLLVSLATLAVAIVVTVGFDTTPVAAPYQFVESHTWIPAFGASYTLGVDGIAVILALLTAGLVPLLMLAGWNDGEGVRSVLRSRGPHAFAALTLTVEAMVLISLVSLDVLLFYVFFEAMLIPMYFMIGGFGNGAKRSQAALKFLLYNLFGGLIMLAAVIGVYVVSSGEGASGGTFDFRELVSIFSPATTTVDPGVLKLLFAGFMFAFAVKAPLWPLHRWLPDAAVESTPATAVLMMAVMDKVGTFGMLRYCLQLFPDASTYFRPTIIVLAVIGVVYGAMVAIGQRDMMRLIAYTSISHFGFIILGIFVMTTQGQSGSTLYMLNHGLSTAALFLIAGFLVARRDGARAISDYGGVQKVAPVMAGTFMVAAMATLSLPGLAPFISEFLVLIGTFNRYWVAAAVGSTALVLSSIYMLWLYQRVMTGPVTAGNERIRDLVPRELLVVTPLIALLLFLGFYPKPALDIINPGVEHTLTTIGQTDPAPLTAEGAH, encoded by the coding sequence ATGAACAACAATGTGCCCTGGCTGAGCCTGCTGTGGCTGGTACCGCTGGTCGGTGCCGGATTGGTCATCGTGTTGCCCGCCCGCGCGGCAGCGCTGGCGAAGTGGACCGGTCTACTGGTGAGTCTTGCGACGCTGGCGGTGGCGATCGTGGTCACCGTCGGGTTCGACACCACCCCGGTGGCCGCGCCCTATCAGTTCGTCGAATCCCATACCTGGATACCGGCATTCGGCGCGAGCTACACGCTCGGGGTGGACGGCATCGCGGTGATCCTGGCGTTGTTGACCGCCGGGCTGGTGCCGCTGCTGATGCTGGCCGGCTGGAATGACGGAGAGGGCGTGCGCAGTGTGTTGCGCAGCCGAGGCCCGCACGCATTCGCGGCGTTGACGCTGACCGTCGAGGCGATGGTGCTGATCTCGCTGGTCTCGCTGGACGTGCTGCTGTTCTACGTGTTCTTCGAGGCGATGCTGATCCCGATGTACTTCATGATCGGCGGTTTCGGGAACGGCGCCAAGCGTTCCCAAGCGGCCCTGAAGTTCCTGCTGTACAACCTGTTCGGCGGTCTGATCATGCTGGCCGCGGTGATCGGGGTGTACGTGGTGAGCTCCGGCGAAGGCGCCTCCGGTGGCACATTCGACTTCCGCGAATTGGTATCGATCTTCTCCCCGGCGACCACCACGGTGGATCCGGGCGTACTCAAGCTGCTGTTCGCCGGCTTCATGTTCGCGTTCGCGGTCAAGGCACCGCTATGGCCGCTGCACCGCTGGCTGCCCGACGCGGCGGTGGAGTCCACCCCGGCGACCGCGGTGTTGATGATGGCGGTGATGGACAAGGTAGGGACGTTCGGGATGCTGCGGTACTGCCTGCAGCTATTCCCCGACGCCTCAACGTATTTCCGTCCGACCATCATCGTGCTGGCAGTCATCGGCGTGGTCTACGGCGCCATGGTGGCCATCGGCCAGCGCGACATGATGCGGTTGATCGCCTACACCTCGATCTCGCACTTCGGGTTCATCATTCTGGGCATCTTCGTGATGACCACCCAGGGGCAGAGCGGTTCAACGCTGTACATGCTCAACCACGGGTTGTCCACGGCGGCACTGTTCCTGATCGCCGGGTTCCTGGTGGCCCGGCGCGACGGTGCCCGGGCGATTTCGGACTACGGCGGCGTGCAGAAGGTGGCGCCGGTGATGGCCGGCACGTTCATGGTCGCCGCCATGGCCACCCTGTCGCTGCCCGGTCTGGCCCCGTTCATCAGTGAGTTCCTGGTCTTGATCGGCACGTTCAACCGGTATTGGGTGGCGGCGGCGGTCGGCTCCACGGCGCTGGTGTTGTCGTCGATCTACATGCTGTGGCTGTATCAGCGGGTGATGACCGGCCCGGTCACGGCGGGCAATGAGCGCATCCGCGATCTGGTGCCACGGGAGTTGCTGGTCGTCACACCGTTGATCGCGCTGCTGCTGTTCCTCGGCTTCTACCCCAAACCCGCGCTGGACATCATCAATCCGGGCGTCGAGCACACCCTGACCACGATCGGTCAGACCGATCCGGCACCGCTGACCGCTGAGGGGGCGCACTGA
- the nuoN gene encoding NADH-quinone oxidoreductase subunit NuoN has protein sequence MAGMPVPSVEYSLLLPLLIVFGTAVTGVLFEAFIGRRARYVMQVLLAVGGLAAAFAAIIEVGRDLPTGGRIAVLGAMAVDGPALVLQGTIVLVGIMAVLFISERNIGAGVPEGPGAATATAHAGLDAFTPQASAVPDSVAELDAARAGVTQTEVFPLTVLAVGGMMVFPAANDLVTMFVALEVLSLPLYLLCGLARYRRLLSQEAALKYFLLGAFSSALFLFGAALLYGATGTLTLPDIGEQLFSHRSDPLALIGAGLLLVGLFFKVGAVPFHSWVPDVYVGAPTPITGFMAAATKVAAFGAMLRILYVALPALHDHWRPLLWLIAVLTMVVATIAAVTQTEVKRMLAYSSIAHAGFVLTGVLSAIPAGISATLFYLVAYSFSTVGAFAVVNLVRSASGEEELDMSRWAGLGRRYPVVGLLFSMFLLAFAGIPLTSGFISKFAVFKAAAEGGAAPLVVVGVIASGVAAYFYVRVIVLMFFTDSPADPPHLVLPSVWSKAAIALCAAITVLLGVLPQPLLDLVDAATQFAQ, from the coding sequence ATGGCGGGCATGCCAGTTCCATCCGTCGAATACAGCCTCCTGCTGCCGCTGCTGATCGTCTTCGGCACCGCGGTGACCGGCGTGCTCTTCGAGGCGTTCATCGGGCGCCGGGCGCGTTACGTGATGCAGGTCCTGCTCGCTGTCGGCGGTCTGGCCGCCGCGTTCGCCGCCATCATCGAGGTGGGCCGCGACCTGCCGACCGGCGGGCGCATCGCGGTGCTGGGCGCGATGGCCGTCGACGGGCCGGCACTGGTGCTGCAGGGCACCATCGTGCTGGTCGGGATCATGGCCGTGCTGTTCATCTCCGAGCGCAACATCGGTGCCGGCGTTCCCGAAGGTCCGGGCGCGGCGACAGCAACCGCGCATGCGGGCCTGGACGCGTTCACTCCGCAGGCGTCGGCGGTGCCGGACAGTGTCGCCGAACTCGACGCGGCGCGCGCCGGGGTGACCCAGACCGAGGTGTTCCCGCTGACCGTACTGGCGGTCGGCGGCATGATGGTGTTCCCCGCCGCCAACGACCTGGTCACCATGTTCGTGGCGCTAGAAGTGCTCTCACTGCCCCTGTATCTGCTGTGCGGGCTGGCCCGCTACCGCCGTCTGCTCTCGCAGGAGGCGGCGCTGAAGTACTTTCTGCTAGGCGCCTTCTCCTCGGCGCTGTTCCTGTTCGGCGCCGCTTTGCTCTACGGCGCCACCGGCACACTGACGCTGCCGGACATCGGTGAGCAGTTGTTCTCCCACCGCAGCGACCCGCTGGCGCTGATCGGCGCCGGGCTACTGCTGGTGGGCTTGTTCTTCAAAGTCGGCGCGGTGCCGTTCCATTCGTGGGTCCCCGACGTCTACGTCGGGGCGCCAACACCGATCACCGGTTTCATGGCGGCAGCCACCAAGGTCGCCGCGTTCGGGGCGATGCTGCGGATCCTCTACGTCGCACTACCCGCGCTGCATGACCACTGGCGCCCACTGCTGTGGCTCATCGCGGTACTGACCATGGTGGTCGCCACCATCGCGGCGGTCACCCAAACCGAGGTCAAGCGAATGCTGGCCTACTCCTCGATCGCCCATGCGGGCTTTGTACTGACCGGTGTGCTGTCGGCGATCCCGGCCGGTATCTCCGCGACGCTGTTCTATCTGGTCGCCTACAGCTTCTCCACGGTCGGCGCCTTCGCGGTGGTGAACCTGGTCCGCAGCGCCAGCGGCGAAGAGGAACTCGACATGTCCCGGTGGGCCGGGTTGGGCCGGCGTTACCCCGTTGTGGGCCTGCTGTTTTCGATGTTCCTGCTGGCGTTCGCCGGTATCCCGCTGACCAGTGGTTTCATCAGCAAGTTCGCGGTGTTCAAGGCCGCTGCCGAGGGTGGCGCGGCACCACTGGTGGTGGTCGGCGTGATCGCCAGCGGTGTCGCCGCCTACTTCTACGTCCGTGTGATCGTGTTGATGTTCTTCACCGACTCCCCCGCAGACCCGCCGCACCTGGTGCTGCCCAGCGTGTGGAGCAAGGCGGCCATCGCACTGTGCGCCGCGATCACCGTGCTGTTGGGGGTGCTGCCGCAGCCGCTGCTCGATCTGGTGGACGCCGCAACCCAATTCGCGCAGTAA
- a CDS encoding flavin reductase family protein, producing MHDESFQQLVTMLDYTMFVVTTATDERASGCLVGFATQTSIEPPRFLVGMSKRNHTFEVAAESEHLAVHVLARRDIELARLFGGQTGDDIDKFERCSWHSGPAGMPILDDAPAWFVGKTLRRMDLGDHMGYLLEPVAGYAARGDDDLLSLSDVDDLEPGHKA from the coding sequence ATGCACGACGAGTCATTTCAGCAATTGGTCACCATGCTGGACTACACCATGTTCGTGGTGACCACGGCTACCGATGAGCGTGCCTCGGGGTGTCTGGTCGGGTTCGCCACCCAGACCAGCATCGAGCCGCCGAGGTTTCTGGTGGGAATGTCCAAGCGCAACCACACCTTCGAGGTGGCTGCCGAATCCGAACACTTGGCCGTTCACGTCCTGGCGCGCCGCGATATCGAGCTGGCCCGGCTCTTCGGCGGTCAGACCGGCGACGACATCGACAAATTCGAACGCTGCTCCTGGCACAGCGGTCCCGCGGGAATGCCGATCCTCGACGATGCGCCGGCCTGGTTCGTCGGCAAGACGCTGCGTCGGATGGACCTCGGCGACCACATGGGCTATCTGTTGGAACCCGTGGCCGGATATGCCGCCCGGGGCGACGACGACCTGCTGTCGCTTTCCGACGTCGACGATCTCGAACCAGGCCACAAAGCCTGA
- a CDS encoding Gfo/Idh/MocA family protein, with amino-acid sequence MTGTTAALRIGVLGAARITPEALLKPAAANPEVVVSAVAARDIGRARAFATKHGIARVHDSYNELIADPEVDAIYNPLPNHLHGRWTRAALDAGKHVLCEKPFTANAEEAREMATAAAASDRVVMEAFHYRYHPMTARIEEIIASGELGELRQVDTALSFPLPRFSDIRYHYALAGGALMDAGCYAVHMARTFGGATPEVVSAQAKLRDPLVDRAMTAQLRFPAGHAGTIRCSLWSSNLLQISARVIGERGELRALNPLMPQYFHRLRVSSPKGKRVERFTHRASYAYQLDAFADAVLRGVPVRTTPQDAIENMTVIDAIYTAAGLPLREPG; translated from the coding sequence GTGACCGGCACCACGGCGGCGCTCCGGATCGGCGTGCTCGGTGCGGCGCGGATCACCCCGGAGGCACTGCTCAAACCGGCCGCCGCCAACCCAGAGGTCGTGGTGAGCGCAGTGGCCGCGCGCGACATCGGCCGGGCTCGGGCGTTCGCCACCAAACACGGCATCGCCCGGGTGCATGACAGCTACAACGAGCTGATCGCCGACCCGGAGGTCGACGCCATCTACAACCCGCTCCCGAATCACCTGCACGGCAGATGGACGCGCGCCGCACTGGACGCCGGCAAGCACGTGCTGTGCGAGAAGCCCTTCACCGCCAACGCCGAGGAAGCCCGCGAGATGGCGACGGCGGCCGCAGCCTCCGATCGGGTGGTGATGGAGGCGTTCCACTACCGCTATCACCCGATGACGGCACGCATCGAAGAGATCATCGCCTCGGGGGAACTGGGGGAGTTGCGGCAGGTGGACACCGCGCTGAGCTTCCCGCTGCCGCGCTTCTCCGACATCCGCTATCACTATGCGTTGGCCGGCGGGGCGTTGATGGACGCCGGATGTTATGCGGTCCACATGGCCCGCACCTTCGGGGGAGCTACCCCGGAAGTGGTTTCCGCGCAGGCGAAATTGCGCGATCCGCTCGTCGACCGGGCCATGACGGCACAGCTGCGGTTTCCCGCCGGGCACGCCGGGACTATCCGCTGCTCGCTGTGGTCATCGAACCTGCTGCAGATCAGCGCGCGGGTGATCGGCGAGCGCGGCGAACTGCGGGCGCTCAACCCGCTGATGCCGCAGTACTTCCACCGTTTGCGGGTCAGCTCGCCGAAGGGCAAACGCGTCGAGCGTTTCACCCACCGGGCCTCCTACGCCTACCAGCTCGACGCGTTCGCCGATGCCGTGCTGCGCGGCGTGCCGGTGCGCACCACCCCGCAGGACGCGATCGAGAACATGACCGTCATCGACGCGATCTACACCGCGGCCGGTCTTCCGCTGCGCGAACCGGGCTGA
- a CDS encoding PIG-L deacetylase family protein, which translates to MAQPFGPTGPQPFPQDWASLLVLVPHPDDPEYGTAAAVAKWTAAGKTVRYALASSGEAGIAGMEPAQAGPLREEEQRRAAAIVGVPDVDFWGFPDSDIRNTPELRAKIASVIGEVRPDVVIAIYGGPEFAPGRPNQRDHMEFAAAVTDAWDTMADPPRWLFQGGPEPTHVEDVDGYLDVAVESLAAHEVYLSVLDPATPVHEQARRVLDMTNPAHAGRRVAGFRLQRSTDA; encoded by the coding sequence ATGGCTCAGCCGTTCGGGCCCACCGGGCCGCAGCCTTTCCCTCAGGATTGGGCGTCGCTGCTGGTGTTGGTCCCGCATCCCGACGATCCCGAGTACGGCACCGCCGCCGCGGTGGCCAAATGGACTGCCGCCGGCAAGACCGTCCGCTACGCGCTGGCCAGCAGCGGGGAAGCGGGCATCGCCGGCATGGAGCCGGCGCAGGCCGGGCCGTTGCGCGAGGAGGAGCAACGCCGGGCGGCGGCCATCGTGGGGGTTCCTGACGTCGACTTCTGGGGCTTCCCGGACAGCGACATCCGCAACACGCCGGAGTTGCGCGCCAAGATCGCCTCGGTGATCGGCGAGGTGCGCCCCGATGTGGTGATCGCGATATACGGCGGTCCCGAGTTCGCACCGGGAAGGCCCAACCAGCGCGACCACATGGAATTCGCCGCTGCGGTCACCGACGCCTGGGACACCATGGCGGACCCGCCGCGCTGGCTGTTCCAAGGCGGCCCGGAGCCCACCCACGTCGAGGACGTGGACGGCTACCTCGACGTCGCGGTGGAATCCCTAGCCGCCCACGAGGTCTACCTGTCGGTGCTCGACCCCGCCACGCCGGTGCACGAGCAGGCACGCCGGGTGCTTGACATGACCAACCCGGCCCACGCCGGCCGCCGGGTGGCCGGGTTCCGGCTGCAGCGGAGCACCGACGCGTGA
- a CDS encoding TetR/AcrR family transcriptional regulator, translating to MKAEPSAVDKGSGAGRPRDTRIDGAILRAAAELVVEVGYSNLSLAAVAERAGTTKTALYRRWPSKAELVHEAAFSVPPSAVTAPPGDVSGDLTAMMAGARDAFTSPVVRAALPGLIADMARNAELTERILERFQGLFEVMRHWVADSVSRGDARTDVDPDRLVEIIGGATLLAMMLRPDEDLGDDWVQRIADIIAHGVMA from the coding sequence ATGAAAGCAGAACCTTCAGCCGTTGACAAGGGGTCCGGCGCCGGACGCCCGCGTGATACCCGCATCGACGGTGCCATATTGCGGGCCGCCGCGGAACTGGTTGTCGAAGTCGGATATTCGAATCTGAGCCTGGCGGCCGTCGCCGAGCGTGCCGGGACGACCAAGACCGCGTTGTACCGCCGGTGGCCCAGTAAGGCCGAACTGGTGCACGAGGCCGCGTTCTCGGTGCCACCGAGTGCCGTGACGGCACCGCCAGGCGATGTTTCCGGCGACCTCACGGCGATGATGGCCGGCGCGCGTGACGCCTTCACCAGCCCTGTGGTGCGGGCCGCTCTGCCTGGCCTGATCGCCGATATGGCCCGCAACGCCGAGTTGACCGAGCGCATCCTGGAACGCTTCCAGGGCCTGTTCGAGGTGATGCGCCACTGGGTGGCCGATTCGGTGAGCCGTGGCGATGCACGAACCGACGTGGACCCCGACCGGCTCGTCGAAATTATCGGCGGTGCAACGTTGCTGGCCATGATGCTGCGCCCCGACGAAGACCTCGGCGACGACTGGGTGCAACGGATCGCTGACATCATCGCCCACGGTGTGATGGCATAG
- a CDS encoding phosphotransferase family protein, producing MVDQPTVEKDVGRIQRSSRDVTTLPTVMSRWLATQLPGAATPEITVESGVDTNGMSSETIMLTGRWTADGAPIEQRWVMRVGPAAEDVPVFQSYRLDHQFEVMRLVGELTDVPVPKVRWLEPTGDVLERPFFLMDRIDGEVPPDVMPYTFGDNWFADATAEQQRTLQDSTVEVLAKLHAIPNAEQTFAFLDEGKHGATALRRHFEGVRQWYEFAVPDMGRSQLLDRALAWLEENWPDDVAAGETVLCWGDSRVGNVLYRDFQPVAVLDWEMVALGPRELDVSWVIFAHLVFEELSGLAGFPGLPQVLREDDVRATYQKLTGVELGDLHWFYVYAGVMWAIVFMRTGARRVHFGEMEKPENPESLFYHAGLLKKLIGEQS from the coding sequence GTGGTCGACCAACCGACTGTGGAAAAGGACGTCGGCCGGATCCAACGTTCTAGCCGCGATGTCACCACACTGCCCACGGTAATGTCTCGCTGGCTTGCCACGCAGTTGCCCGGCGCGGCCACGCCGGAGATCACCGTGGAAAGCGGCGTGGACACCAACGGCATGTCGTCGGAGACGATCATGCTAACCGGCCGCTGGACGGCCGACGGTGCCCCGATTGAGCAGCGTTGGGTGATGCGGGTGGGACCCGCAGCCGAAGACGTCCCGGTGTTTCAAAGCTACCGACTGGATCACCAGTTCGAGGTGATGCGCCTGGTGGGCGAGCTCACCGATGTCCCGGTGCCGAAGGTCCGCTGGCTCGAACCGACCGGAGACGTGCTGGAACGGCCGTTCTTCCTGATGGACCGCATCGACGGCGAGGTGCCGCCCGACGTCATGCCCTACACCTTCGGCGACAACTGGTTCGCCGACGCGACAGCCGAGCAGCAGCGGACCCTGCAGGACTCCACCGTCGAAGTACTCGCCAAGCTGCACGCAATCCCGAACGCCGAGCAGACCTTCGCCTTCCTCGACGAGGGGAAGCACGGGGCCACCGCGCTGCGCCGACACTTCGAGGGAGTGCGGCAGTGGTACGAGTTCGCGGTGCCCGACATGGGGCGCTCGCAGTTGTTGGACCGCGCGTTGGCCTGGCTGGAGGAGAACTGGCCGGACGACGTGGCCGCCGGCGAGACGGTGTTGTGCTGGGGCGATTCCCGGGTCGGCAACGTGCTCTACCGCGACTTCCAGCCGGTCGCCGTGCTGGACTGGGAGATGGTGGCGCTGGGGCCACGCGAGCTCGACGTGTCGTGGGTTATCTTCGCGCACTTGGTGTTCGAGGAACTCTCCGGACTGGCCGGGTTCCCTGGGCTCCCGCAGGTGTTGCGCGAGGACGATGTCCGCGCCACCTACCAGAAGCTCACCGGCGTCGAACTCGGTGACCTGCACTGGTTCTACGTCTACGCCGGCGTGATGTGGGCAATCGTGTTCATGCGCACCGGGGCCCGTCGGGTGCATTTCGGGGAGATGGAGAAGCCCGAAAACCCCGAATCGTTGTTCTATCACGCCGGATTGCTCAAGAAGTTGATCGGAGAACAGAGCTGA
- a CDS encoding TIGR03617 family F420-dependent LLM class oxidoreductase → MKVLTALSGLTGVVDQARELRDAGVSGVFTFEGPHDVFAPLALAAGVGGLDLMTNVAIAFPRNPIHLAHQANDHQLLSGGRFALGLGTQVRAQIEKRFGADFDRPVDRMVELVAALRAIFESWNTGARLDFRGDYYRHTLMTPTFSPGPNPYGPPPIYVGALGPRLTRAAAAHADGLLVMPFSTKRFLHESTMSAVRAGLSQAGRRAEDFAVVPEVIVATGATDAEREAAEAATRMLLGFYASTPAYAPVLAAHGWQDLQPELNALSKQGQWAQMGARITDEILHTIAACGTPAQVAAHIRDRVDGIADTVCVYQAAPIAPAVVGAIVSELA, encoded by the coding sequence TTGAAAGTTCTCACAGCCCTCAGCGGGTTGACCGGTGTCGTCGATCAGGCGCGCGAGCTGCGCGACGCCGGGGTCAGTGGGGTCTTCACCTTCGAAGGCCCGCACGATGTGTTCGCACCGTTGGCGCTGGCCGCCGGTGTGGGTGGCCTGGACCTGATGACCAACGTCGCGATCGCGTTCCCCCGCAACCCGATCCATTTGGCACACCAGGCCAACGATCACCAGTTGCTCAGTGGCGGCCGTTTCGCTCTGGGGCTGGGCACGCAGGTGCGTGCCCAGATCGAGAAGCGATTCGGCGCCGACTTCGATCGCCCGGTGGACCGCATGGTCGAACTCGTCGCGGCGCTGCGGGCGATCTTCGAATCCTGGAACACCGGCGCCCGCTTGGATTTTCGCGGCGACTACTACCGGCACACGCTGATGACGCCGACGTTCAGTCCCGGGCCGAACCCGTACGGCCCACCGCCGATCTATGTCGGCGCGCTGGGGCCGCGGCTGACCCGTGCTGCCGCCGCGCATGCCGACGGCCTGCTGGTGATGCCGTTCTCCACCAAGCGATTCCTGCATGAGAGCACCATGTCCGCGGTACGTGCGGGCCTTTCCCAAGCGGGGCGGCGTGCCGAGGATTTCGCGGTGGTGCCCGAAGTCATCGTGGCCACCGGCGCCACCGATGCCGAGCGGGAGGCCGCCGAAGCCGCCACCCGGATGTTGCTCGGCTTCTACGCGTCGACTCCGGCGTACGCCCCGGTGCTGGCTGCACACGGCTGGCAGGATTTGCAGCCCGAACTCAACGCGCTGTCCAAGCAGGGGCAGTGGGCGCAGATGGGTGCACGGATCACCGACGAGATCCTGCACACCATCGCCGCATGCGGTACGCCGGCGCAGGTGGCCGCGCACATCCGCGACCGGGTGGACGGAATCGCCGACACCGTCTGCGTTTACCAGGCGGCGCCGATCGCCCCGGCGGTTGTCGGGGCGATCGTCAGCGAATTGGCTTAG
- a CDS encoding alpha/beta fold hydrolase, with protein sequence MSAQRSARRRSVGKFPAELPPARTIAVRAADGTKLHTQVFGPADGYPIVLAHGITCAIGVWGQQIADLSVDHRVIAYDHRGHGRSGVPKRGGYSLTHLASDLDSVLEATLAPGERAVIAGHSMGGMAISAWSDRYRHRVHERADAVALINTTVGNLLAEVELFQVPPPLQAARVQAARRGLLAFGNVPIVGPANLAVRRFVHMLAVGGEADPWVTSLICDLFAKTPAASRGHWVRALIDALGPASFINLDGLTVPTLVIGSTRDRLLPLRASQRIADTAPNLARFVEVSGGHCSILEHPVVVNRELRDLVDLATGSAGGLAVGSEISS encoded by the coding sequence ATGAGTGCTCAACGGTCCGCTCGGCGGCGAAGTGTCGGCAAATTCCCGGCGGAGCTGCCGCCGGCCCGCACCATAGCGGTCCGGGCGGCCGACGGAACAAAGCTGCACACCCAGGTCTTCGGGCCGGCGGACGGCTACCCGATCGTGCTGGCGCACGGCATCACCTGCGCTATCGGCGTGTGGGGACAGCAGATTGCCGACCTGAGCGTCGATCACCGGGTGATCGCCTACGACCACCGCGGCCACGGCCGCAGTGGAGTGCCCAAGCGCGGCGGATACAGCCTGACGCACCTGGCATCCGACCTGGACTCGGTCCTGGAGGCCACCCTGGCGCCGGGGGAGCGTGCGGTCATCGCCGGACATTCGATGGGCGGCATGGCGATCAGTGCCTGGTCGGACCGCTACCGGCACCGAGTGCACGAACGTGCCGATGCGGTAGCGCTGATCAACACCACCGTTGGCAACCTGCTGGCCGAGGTCGAACTGTTCCAGGTGCCACCGCCCCTACAGGCGGCCCGGGTGCAGGCGGCGCGTCGCGGGTTGCTGGCCTTTGGCAACGTGCCGATCGTCGGCCCGGCGAACCTGGCGGTGCGGCGGTTCGTGCACATGCTTGCCGTCGGCGGTGAGGCCGATCCGTGGGTTACCTCGTTGATCTGCGACTTGTTTGCCAAGACGCCGGCCGCCAGTCGTGGCCACTGGGTGCGGGCGCTCATCGACGCGCTCGGTCCGGCGTCCTTCATCAACCTTGATGGGCTGACCGTGCCCACCCTGGTCATCGGCAGCACCCGGGACCGGTTGTTGCCACTGCGGGCATCACAGCGGATCGCCGACACCGCACCCAATCTCGCACGGTTCGTCGAGGTCAGCGGGGGACACTGTTCGATCCTCGAACACCCTGTGGTGGTGAACCGGGAGCTTCGCGACCTGGTGGATCTGGCCACTGGATCCGCGGGCGGCTTGGCTGTCGGTTCCGAGATCAGTTCGTAA
- a CDS encoding NADPH:quinone oxidoreductase family protein yields the protein MRAVQISQLDGPAAAQVVDLDEPAGAGLVVIDVHAAGVAFPDVLQSRGLYQHKPELPFVPGGEAAGVVRSAPDGAHVRPGDRVAVLTMLNGGMAQVIAVPAAQVFKLPDTVSFEAGAGLLFNDLTVLFALTTRGQLAEGATVLVHGAAGGIGTSTLRLAGPLGASRVIAVVSTEAKAEVARAAGATDTVLADGFREAVAELTGGRGVDLVLDPVGGDRVTDSLRSLAPGGKLLVVGFTGGDIPTVKVNRLLLNNVDVVGVGWGAWVMSHPGELERQWEALEPLLASGKVAAPQPDVFGLDRAADALAALENRTAAGKVVLRMRD from the coding sequence ATGCGCGCGGTACAGATTTCCCAACTCGACGGACCGGCAGCTGCCCAGGTGGTCGATCTCGACGAGCCGGCCGGTGCGGGACTGGTGGTCATCGACGTCCATGCCGCCGGGGTGGCGTTTCCCGATGTGTTGCAGTCCCGCGGGCTCTATCAGCACAAGCCGGAGCTGCCGTTCGTGCCGGGCGGCGAGGCAGCCGGCGTGGTGCGCAGTGCCCCGGACGGCGCGCATGTGCGCCCAGGTGACCGCGTGGCGGTCTTGACCATGCTCAACGGCGGGATGGCGCAGGTGATCGCGGTGCCCGCCGCCCAGGTGTTCAAGCTGCCGGACACGGTGTCCTTCGAGGCCGGCGCCGGGCTGCTGTTCAACGACCTGACGGTGTTGTTCGCGCTGACCACGCGCGGCCAGCTGGCCGAAGGCGCCACGGTGCTGGTGCACGGCGCCGCCGGCGGGATCGGTACCTCGACGCTGCGGCTGGCCGGACCGCTGGGGGCCTCGCGGGTAATCGCGGTGGTCTCCACCGAAGCCAAAGCCGAGGTGGCCCGGGCTGCCGGTGCCACCGACACGGTGCTCGCCGATGGGTTCCGCGAGGCGGTGGCCGAGTTGACCGGCGGGCGCGGCGTGGACCTGGTGCTCGACCCGGTGGGCGGTGACCGTGTCACTGACTCGCTGCGCTCGCTGGCCCCCGGCGGAAAGCTGTTGGTGGTGGGCTTCACCGGTGGTGACATCCCGACGGTGAAGGTGAACCGGCTGCTGCTCAACAACGTCGACGTGGTCGGCGTCGGCTGGGGTGCGTGGGTGATGTCGCACCCGGGCGAGCTGGAGCGCCAGTGGGAAGCGTTGGAGCCGCTACTGGCCTCCGGGAAGGTGGCCGCGCCGCAGCCGGATGTGTTCGGCCTCGATCGGGCCGCTGATGCGTTGGCCGCGTTGGAGAATCGCACCGCGGCCGGCAAGGTCGTACTGCGGATGCGCGACTAA